Part of the Streptomyces sp. NBC_00457 genome, GGCGGCGTACGCGGGCAGCATCTCGTTCATTCGGGCACCTCCTGGGCGGTGAGCGCGGCGGCGACGGCGGCCCGGGCGTGATGCAGCCGGCTCTTCACCGTGCCGACAGGGATCGCCAGAATCTCGGCGACGTCGGCGAGCGGCAGGCCGGCCACGAACACCAGGGCGATCACGTCGCGGTGGTGGTCGGGCAGCCGGTCGATGGCCGCGGCCACCGGTGTGCCACCCGCCGCCGCGATCGCCAACTCGTCAGGGCCGGCGCCCTGGTCGGGCCGATCGAGCGGGGGGACGCCGATGGTCTCCGGGCCGGACCGGATGCGTAACCGGTTGTGCGCCTGGCGGCGGGCGACCCCGAATATCCACGTGGTCGCCTTCGAGCGGCCCTCGAAGGCGGCGGCTGAACGCCACACCGCGAGCATCGTGTCCTGGAGGATCTCCTCGGCGGTCATCCGGTCGCCGGCCAGCCGGTACAGGTAGCCGAACAGCGCGCCGGCGTGCCGCTCGTAGAGGTGGGTCAGCGCGCTCACGTCACCAACGGCTACCGCACGCAACAGCGCCTCGTCACTGCCCGGCCCGGGCCGCACCATCCGCTCACCTCCTCGCCTGAAGGTAGGTAGCGAGCGAAGGGGCGAATGGTTCACCGCACCTCCGCTCGCCGCGTCCGCGCCTGGGTCGGCAGCGCAGTCGTACGCCCGGCTGACCAGCGTCCCGCGTCGTCTGCGCCGTGGCCGTCGCCCAGCGGTCGGCGAGCAGCTACGGGAAGGCGAGCACGGTGGCATCGTCGGCGGCCGCGATCGCGAGCAGGCCGGCTCGCTCACGTGCGTCTGGTTGATCGGGTCTATGTACGCCACTACGCCCGGCGGCCTATGGGGAGTTCCGTGCGTGTGGCCGCCCCTCGAACCGTGCGTGGCTCATCCTCCCAAGGAAGGCCTCGGCGTGCGTCCCGCCATCAGGCCCGCCAGAGCTGCCCGCGATGAGA contains:
- a CDS encoding RNA polymerase sigma factor; this encodes MVRPGPGSDEALLRAVAVGDVSALTHLYERHAGALFGYLYRLAGDRMTAEEILQDTMLAVWRSAAAFEGRSKATTWIFGVARRQAHNRLRIRSGPETIGVPPLDRPDQGAGPDELAIAAAGGTPVAAAIDRLPDHHRDVIALVFVAGLPLADVAEILAIPVGTVKSRLHHARAAVAAALTAQEVPE
- a CDS encoding DUF6207 family protein, which translates into the protein MLADRWATATAQTTRDAGQPGVRLRCRPRRGRGERRCGEPFAPSLATYLQARR